Within Hydra vulgaris chromosome 02, alternate assembly HydraT2T_AEP, the genomic segment ctttaaaagaatatattgatGTGATAGAGATTTTATTGTAATGTCTTGTTGcgcaaatattttatacttattattatctattaatACTGAAGGATGCTCTAAATCTTTGAATATCTTTGCGTatacttttgaataaataagttgttttagAGTTTCACGTGGTATATTTCCTAAAATATGTAATggcatttctttttattatataaagaaaataaattttaagaaatcatAAAAGTATATTCAAAAATGGAATATTAGCAAATGGTGAATTTGGTCCTAATAATAAACCTGATCCTGTTGATGTATATCCATTTCCAATACGTAAGTACAATCCATTGCCAATAGATCCACCTCTATTCCATGGTCTCAAATATAAGCCATTCCCTGCAGCAGTCATTTTAATTccttttccattctttttaaaGTACACAACACCTCTTCCAGCAATTTTATCAACCATAGCTAATCCAACTGCTGAACCTACTCCTGCTAATAAACCTGTTGTAAGAGCTAGAGCAAtgctatataataaaaatcttccAGCTGTACTAAGTAAAGGTAATTGTGCTCCTAGAAATCCACCGTCTATTTTAGAATTGTGAATGAGTTTCGctttacttaaattaattatCACACCTGTACCTTTCTCATATGCTTtcgtaattttatttaattgccTTTTTGTTACTGCTAATACATGATCGCCATTAAGATCTGAATGAGCTAATTTAATACTAGCTCCATAACCACCTTCatcaattacttttttaatttttttcaattgtccctctgaaatatttactttaatattagtatatttactcatttttatatgtaagtaaataaatttaaaaaaaaaattattttactacttATCTACTTCTCTTATATGAAATCTAATAGTTACTTGTTCTCCTcgtaaatctaaaaaattttcatcttGATCAACCAatctattttccatttttgatattttgtttagtATTAGTGGTGAATAAGTTACGTAATTCggcttttcaataattttatatccAGGAACTACATTTGgggaaaatgaatatataacgTTCCTCCATTTACATACGATGATTCTATTATTTCGCTTGTTACTAGTATACgattaacattaaatatgtttactATTTTAGTTGATATATAGTATCCTGCTGAATATATTCCACTGTCAAAACCAAAAACAGTTCTAATTGAATTTGAAGTTGTAAAATCAACTTTATAACCAGTTGCAATagttaaatttgcttttaatgtATTCCTATTTGCTACAATTATAACATTTTGAACTGCTGAAGTTGCATCACCGTTTGCTATCATAATCGATTggatatatctatttatatcaACAATTTCATAAAATCCATCTGGAATGTTTATATCTTTCCAAGTTGATCCATTTTCTGCGctatatctaaaattattgtttgaagAATTAATGTTAGGAAAACTGTAAGATTTATCAAAACGAACTAGAGCCATTTCATATTCTCTGTCTTCTCTAAATTGAACAACAGGGTTATAAATAGTTCTTAATATACTGCTATTTCTGCTCACTAATAAAcatgtcatttttttataacattatatttttttcaacaatttggtatataaaaacaatttaatccACTTCTATattttccataatttttcttAGAAGATAGATCTATAACAACAAATCCATGAGGCTCTGACCATgcctttttacaaaaatttttaaactcatcttTTCCCATATCACTTGAAACATGATCATTATAAATGTGATTGAAATTCTTCGAATCTTGAGGaaataagcaaataaaatttgtattttttcgtATAGTTTGCCTAggtaacataaaataattttgtgcaagatagaaacaatctacattactatgtcttcctcttatataatatttttcacacttattttgctttttaattgtAAGTCATCAAATATCATCAAATTATTCTTACGAATATCTAGATCTTGAGGATCTGGCACATCTTCTGGTGTTTCAAAAAACTTGCACTCCATATCTGTTTtctcatttaagttttttgaaatgtctttaattacaaaatctggattttcatttgatttttttatttcgtcttTAAACCTAAATAGTTCTagaataacttcttttggtaatttgTGTTCAAAAGAttgctttaatattttgtattctggttgaaaaagagattttccaaaaacttgtaaattattatagtctaaccaaccaggtctcaaaagtaaattcaataataaaGTAGTTTTTCCACAACTCgattttccaacaataattTCTCTTATACACTTGGAGTATAAGAGAAATTATTATATGGAGTAAATCTATAGATAGAGTTGATAATGCAGCTTACAATCACGATCTTGCTTATAAATACTTCAATGacacagcaaaaaaaattttagctgataaaattaTGATCGAAGAAAtgaattctataaaaaatcCAACAATACGTGAAAGGATTGAACGAGGTATTATAAAACCTATTATATcatctaaagaaaaatttgggTTAGGTCTTTCAGACCCATATGAATTAGGTGCTacaactacttaaaaaaactacaaacgATCTAAGAAAAAAACTCTTATGGATTCAAAGAAAAATTCTTTATGGATCAAAGAAAAATTCTTATGGATCCGAAGGATCTGAAATGGACTGACGAACTTGCAAACCAACTTCATAAACCAGTTGTAaaacatttcagaaaaaaaaaagtggttgtAAATGGAATCGATGAAATATGAGCAGCTGATTTagttgacttgaaatttttttctaaattcaatgacggtataaaatacttaataattGTAATAGATGTTTTTTCTAAGTATGGATGGATTGTTCCATTGAAGAGTAAAACTGGAGGTGATAATGctaatgctttaaataaaatcttccaaaaaagaaagtgttaaaaaatatgGGTAGATAAAGGcttagaattttataataagcaTGTTAAAGCTCTAGGTGTTGAGTTATActcaactgaaaatgaagaaaaaaggtGTGTAATTGAACGTTGGAATAGAACAATGGAAAAGACAAAATGTTTAAGTACTTTTCAGCTAATTCTACTAGAAAATATATTGACGTCTTAGATGAAATGGTAAGTAAATACACcaacacaaagcattcttcCATTAAAATGACACCAGTTGAAGCTAgcgataaaaagaatgaaaatattgtttGGTTCAATCTAAATAGAAATGTACGATCAAAGTCTGTAGGACCAAAGTTTCCAATTGTTGATAGAGTTAGGATAACTAAAAAGAAAGGAACGTTTGAAAAAGGATACACACCTAGATGGACTGAAGAAGTTTTTACAGTGTCACAAGTTCAGTTCACAGATCCACCAACTTATAAATTAACTGATGATAATggtgaagaaatacaaggtacttttaATTAACAAGAAATGCAAAAAACGGATCAAAGCATATTTAGGATTAAACAAGTTATTCTTAAACTCAAAAACAAGTCATTAgtaaagtggtatgggtatCCTGATTCATTTAACTCATGGGTTGATAATAAAGAATTGATAAGTTTGATATAATAGGACATGCTTTCTTTTATGCGTAGCTAAGTTCGAAGAACTGATGCAAAGTAGATTTCAATTGTGAAATCAATGAGCTATAGCTTAGATTTCACTTGTGAAATTGAAGTAAccataatatattaatatattatggTTGATATAGATGAAATATGATATGAGAATATAGATAGGtatatagttgaaaaaaaatgagcTAGAACCCGTATTTTATACTACTAATAGCAGAGTAAATAAACAAGCACTCAATATGTTATCACGAAACATTTAGTTGTGCAACTTGAAAAAATACCTctctacaaattaaaaaaaggctcCTTCAACAAACTCATTGTGAAAagagtttgaaaaaaagttatatacatTTACTTTTCTGTTTTGCATAATTTGTATACTCTTAAATCCATTAAAAATGGCCTAACACATATTGGGCCTGTTGGCAAATGACAATAGTCAATAGCAGCCTCAcgtaattaaattgtttatattaatcaaTTATTTAGTGTAATAAGAGTTATATGGGTCATATCTCATATGGTTACTCTaacactatatttttattatatactaatatatataatatcacaattttatttattacatatacattattataatataaataaatatatatatatatatatatatatatatatatatatatatatatacatatatatatatatatatatatatatatatatatatatatatatatatatatatatatatatatattcgagcTTTAATCGAGCCTATATGAACGAGCCTATGATGTTCAAGCTAGGCTCGTTTTTTAAACGAacctaattttttgttcaagccCAGCTCGTTTACCATTCAAGCCGAACATGAACAAGCTCTTGTCGAGCCGATCACCGAGCCGTTCACGAACACGAGTCACGATTTACAGCCCTAAACTAATGTTCGCTATGTCATTTTTGATCGAACACTTTTGGTGCTGATGAAGTAAGTTACCACTTACTTCATCAGCACCAAAAGCTTTATTCCTTTTTAGAGCTTTAAAGGCTATATCGAGCTTGCAGTGGGTTAATTCAGAAGAATACTCGTTGTTATAATGAGATTTGTTTATAGGACACAAGTAGTCTTCAAACGAACTCTCGGTCATATGAATTTTGGAGAGATTGGTTCcaatttcagtaaaaaatttcttaattatgTTTGCAATTTTGCTCGGTTAACATATACTTACATCTTCAAATTTTATAGTTTGAGGTAAAGAACTTAAGTGATTTTATGATCAATAATCCAAGGACTATTGAAGGTTTTATGACTAATTAATTTTTCACATACTGGAAAGTTCGCGTCATATACTAAGTAGAATGtttcaaagaatttattataaatagtactTGCATCTTCATTAAAGTTGATGTGCCCCCAATGAAGTAATGATTGCTGatgtttaaaatcattttttctttgacGTATATCAGAACTCCTCACCCGCGTTTATTTGTTTGTCTATCTAATGAGACTAATTCAAAATTCTTAAGatgaaaattagaattattttcaAGTTCGATAGAATAGCACCAAGTTTCCGTAAcacatataatattaaaaatgttttcagttTCTTCTAGAAAATGTcaaaagttttcattatttttgcttaaactcCTTATATTTATGTGGAGGATTCTGATTTTTTCACTGTTTATatcatttacatttttgaaaaaaaattctttaatggTGCTGGGGTAATGATATAAACTGTCCGTGTACAtatcactaaaaaaatttacatttggGTCTGAATTTTTATCTGACATAATGTATTTTTCGTAAAAGCTATAGGTTAGCGATtgaaaatcattaatttttgtaattattttatacgTGCACagtttaaagaatttctttttgttattgtaattaataatCGTGCGTTATCAATTTGTTATAGAAAACTTTTGCATACTTACCTGACGGTCTTAATTCTTTAGCTTTTGCGAagagtatttttcttttttcaattgttCTTTCGCTGTAGTCATCGTTGAGATATATCCGTTCATTCCAAAGCTTTAGTCGTTTATAATgatgttatattttttctttgtcttaACAGTTTAGGAACTTTACAACTATTGTTTGTCGCTTTTTTTGtccaaattcttttttttttccagttctGTGGACTCTTTCTATTTAAATGtcatgttttatatttaatatttcttttataaaatattatactttcGACTCGCTTTCTTCCCATGAttcgttttctttttcttcaaaatcttcAAACCTCAAGTTGTTTCTCCTGCTGCGATTTTCTAATTCATCAATTTTGTCTATAAAAAGTTCgtctgaatttttatttttattttctttgatttaatattttagtttttcattagGTTCGTTCGTTTCCATTATGGTTTTTCCGTAACATTAGTTTTGAAAGTTCATTCCGTTGTTTATTGTggcaatttcatttttagtatTAACAATTAACACTGTTCtctgaaataataaagttttagcatttttgtTTTACGTTTTTCAAACTTCAGAAATGCCTAAGTtacaaaagtttacaaaatcaaatttttttttacctgttcTCTATAATTAGAAGCAATGATAAATTGtagttttttcttcaatattgcAAGAGTTACCTTAACACTCACAGCTAAAACTAAATCATCATTGTGAATTTCTTGAGTTAAACCTACATTTATATTACAACagtgtttttgtttaactgCCATTATTATTATCAGCGCCAAGGTtattaaaatcagaaaaatcatGGCCTGCCAATTCAACTTATTTTTGAAcaacttcttttttgttttggcTTATCTAAAATCAATGAATCTACAACACGCTGAGAAATTTTCTGATACTCTTTTGCACTGctttaaagaacaattaaaacttctttattatatttagggTAACAGTTAGcagtgtcaattttttttttgttctctaaCTTGTGGATAAGGTAGTACATTATTATATGTTTTCTTAACATAGTTATACGCTTTcgcaaaataaaaagtaaacgtTAAAgcgttaaaaaactatttagttGTGGTACGTAACTTATCGttgtaaaacttgaaaaaattaatactttgcAGACTCAGTCAATCATcgttcaaattttgaaaaaatatcacaaatatGGTATAGAATACAAATGGTATACcaaattttaaagagttttgaattaaaaattaaaagttaaaaagtcataaattgTTTTCGAAAAAATCCTTAATTTGATCTTTCAAAAGATTGGCTACTACTCACCTCTGCTTTTCCTAATTTAACTGTTGGTTcgctctaaaaatatttaatccgGAATCTAGGGGAGAATGGGGTATTAGCAAACAGCTTAGCGGGAGTCAAAATTAAAGACATCGGTTGTTCGAAACTGATCGTATTTATTGCTTATCATTTAGTCTAACTCTTCAGTTATAAACCCTCAAAAGCAATTTATATAAATcctaatttaaaatgaaaatttagggcaaaaataaaactttttttgtttggaattactttattttttatttgttaattaattaaggATATTCTCACTTTCGCCAGGCTTTACGATTGTAACACATAATCGAGTCTTCCTTGGAGATATCATGAACTTTTCTTCGCAACCTAATACAGCAacagtcttttaaaattattatttcatttttttattattaaaaccatacaaaattacaaataaactttataaacaaaacccCGGGACATTTTACCAATAGTGCACTTCTTGTACAACCAGGACTTGCATTTATGACACGTGATCCAATGTTCTGTGGCGgatcgttattttttttttttttatacgtaACTAAACGGTTCCGTtagtcactttttgcgatctttgtgtcgcataaacaattatatttttctttgcaaatttaataacaaatttctGTATCACTTCGGGctatactttttactttaaattgtgTTAAAGTGTCTCTAGTTgattaaagttcttttttcttcttttagttttaacatcagtatttttactttttgatcctttctttcttttttttttgttctaaaatatttttaactaacaaacaaatattttatttgttaaaataaatatgaaattaagttaaaaaaattaatgtccTGGGCGTTAACGTCCACGACTTTAGACGTCCACGACACTTTAGACGTTCAAATTACCCCACTAATTCCGTTTGTTATTTCCGTATGGAAACAAACAATCAAACTATTcccattaaaaaaagttttgctgaATTTCTATACACTTTTGAAATTTATGgcctataaaaattttataaaattctatagaaattctatagaatatCTGTTaatttctgtaaaaatttctatggaacattttttttctacttgtttttttgtagaataaaagttttatatcaatttatagaaaaattattagaaattctCTAGAAATCCCATAGAAATTCTATATAATAGATATTCTCTAGAAATCGAATAGAAATTCATAAGAATTTTATAGAAAGTTATTCTATATAATAGATATTCTCTAGAAATCCCATAGAAATTCTTAAGAATTTTATAGAAAGTTATTCTATATAATAGATATTCTCTAGAAATCCCATAGAAATTCTTAAGAATTTATTTAGGCCAtgtgtttcaaaattttattgaaattccatagaactttttttcctgggtcAAGATTAAACAGTAGCGATATAATTAcaaagatttctaaaaatatggaatttgaacaaaaaaaagatgaaagCCAAAACTATTGTAGTATTGTAGAAATTCAGGCTGATACGCCGagttaaagaaatttaatttggCACATTGGatgaatataaaattgaaaaaacacatCGTTTTGGAAATCTAAAAGAAGATAGAATACTGAGAACGATATTTAGAATTCTGAACTTTTAAGatataacgaaaataaaaaaaaaatcacacattaaattattttttagaaaagctCAGTTTAAAGTTTAGACTTTTAATCACtgcttttgaatgtttttaaagcCGCAAATGAAACTTTATTAGACAatcattaagaaaatataagtttttttaacaaaaaataatttgattaggGTAAGGTGGGGTAATCTGAGCCTATTTTTACCTATTTCTGactttgagttaaaaaaaaacaatgtttaggTATCGGCTTTCTGACAAATGATGTCTTAAAATCATGATTGGACATCCtactaaacaaatttaacaaaaaactattacttaaaaTACAATCAATAAGTCAGGGTAGCCTTTATTCGAAGATGCCTAAATAGACCCACATTACCCCACGTAGTGGGGTAATGTGGGTCTACATAAAATATTGGTAGTTCTGGTTTAAAATACTGCTGCTTATGAAAAATCTGACATACATTCTATATGTACGCCccttttttatagtatatatacaaggttttatttaaaaaagtagtttttagttgttttttttttaaaaaaaagtgcataCATACACAGcactacaataaaaattaaaaactcgatcaaataaaagtaaaaaaaatggtgatttaaaacagaaatcatgttttaataaagtgttttataagaaataactatttttttgatgattgcacttttatggtaaaattcCTGCTATTTTGGGCACTTCTTAGATCTTTTTGGGTATTTCTTTGATACTTCAGTAAaggtaatagttttttttgtacatttttttttaactttgtttttttcctCTCTGACTTTTTGTTCCTCAAGTAACCGTCGTTTGACTTTCTCATTTGTAAGGAGTTCTCCACATTTTGCTTGTACtctcttccttttttgtttttgctgttcAATTATTGCTGCTGTTTCTGCAGATACATTAGGACATATGATTGACCTTAAAGCTTCTCGCATAGCTGATCTCGGTGTTTGTATTCTTGGAGATTTAGGGCTATAACGTTCAGGTGATTGATTGAGAAAGTCAATACCTGTTATTCTTCTTTCCATCTTTTCTTTACTTAATGGTGAGATACCTGAACCACGAAATCCTGCTATAGCATTTGCTGGAGAGAGTCTCTGACACAATTGTTTCAATAATCCTTTAAAAGCTGtcttatcaatatttttttgttgtgtttctCTTGCAAAccgctttaaaatttttctccaCTCATTCTTTAATGGTCCAAAGACAGCTACATCTAACGGTTGTAATGCGTGTGAGCAATTTGGTGGAAGACAAATAATTTGGATATCGTTGTCCATGGCTGCTTTTATAGTACCATATGTTAAATGACTTCCATGACCGTCATAAAGCAGGAGTATTGGTTTTTGATCTTAGTCAACAAATGGTATGAAGTGCTCGACAAACCTAAATAAAGAATGTATTTACTTCTATCGAATCATTTGTAACGCCTTCAAGAGCAACAATGGCTATTCAGTgtaaatacattaataaaaaaaaggaaagaaaaaaaattaaaataaaaaaatgaaaattataaaattcaagTAAAATACCAGTTTTCAAATAGAAAGTCTTGCATCCATCCACTTGCTGTTGCCCCAAAAGCACATCCTGGTGGTCCATTTTCTACCCATTTAGAATACAGATAGCCTTCTcccttaaaaacaacaaatggtGGAAGATATCTTCCATCTGCAGACACGCAGAACAGCACAGAGTACATAGCTTTACCAGAAGAACCAGCCAATTCATAAGCATCTTCGCTTTTTGGATGTACAAATACTCTCTTCGTTAAGTGATTTGTGGAAAGCCCAGTCTCGTCAAGATTGTATATACTACTTGGTACAATGTTATTATTATGAATCACATcagataaaatagtaaaaaatttatctacaaCTTCATGTGTTAAACTTTTAGCTCTTGAAAATGTAAGTATTTCAGGTTTGCGTAATCGAAGTTTATCAACATGACGCTTCTTAAATGAAATTATCCAATCTTTTCCAggaattccatttttaaaaggAGTTTTCATCCTCATTGTTGTGCAAAATTGACCAACTAAATTACAAATGTCAAGAGAATCTAATGGAAGACCATATCTTTGACAATACTGCGCTGCAGCTACAATCATAGTTTCATCATTATCACTCAACACATTTTTTCGACCTTCACGTTTGTTTGCATTAAATTCTTGTTGTTTTATTCTTCGTCTCAATGTTTCTTTAGGAACAGAACATTCTTTAGCAGCATGATAAATAGTACTTTTTTTCTCACATACTAACACAATTGCTCTTTCCAAACTATCAGCATTGTActtgggttttatttttttattataacatcttggcattttttaaatactttctaaagtaatatttatgaaaaatctgTTAAACTTTTAGTGAAATAAATTAgcataaatcataaaatatcaccaaaaaatatttaaacaccaTTTAGgtcttatataatattttatttgacttaGGTATTATTTCatacaaataaatacacatgTTTCTTAATATAAACTTCAAAGATATAAACTTCAAACAAGTGTTTAATAGTTCTAAAGAATTATTAACACAAAAGTAGTTAGGTCTGATGAAACTAATAGGTTTATAATGTTACTAACAACAACTTcgataatataattacatatcataatattttatatacatagacCCACTTTACCCCGCCtgattatatttcaaattttaaacaaaccatGTGCGTTAGTGTCTTACAGGTATACTTTCCTTAAAATATAGTAACTTTACTTTCAAAATAACCATTTTTCATACGTTTACGccttatttgaatatattttctCTGAAGTTTAAAAACGGAGGAAAAAATGACTTGGTTTATGTATCTAGcattttagctaaaaaaatgCCGTTTCTAACAGCATAGCaaggttatattttaaaatcaattagcCTAATATGTTATAGCAACGTggtaaaaattacaactttataCTTAAAGCCATTATCAATATAACAGATAAATATGAATTAGACCCAGATTACCCCGTAGACCCACATTACCCCACCCTACCCTATGCATATTTTGATATTCAAAACCTAAAATCTGGTacagccgtggtgcagtggtgcagccgtggtgcagtggttagaacGCTTGGTTTATAAGCAGGATTTCCAGGTTCGAACCGAGCTCTGGACAAATTTTCgtgtcacggtaaggaaggaggcgtaaactttccggttaaatgcacttctgcGGTGcactgtgacaagaccgttaggacttcttggggtacctaaaaaataaaaaaaaattaaaaaatctgaaCTTAAGGAGACTCTATGgttaaaaacacaataaaatcaaaaaaaaaaaattaaatattatctttcCGTCCCATGACAATTTATTAGTGCCACCTACATTTTTTCTGTATTAATGATTTCTTGGAGTTATAAAATGcagtaaacaattaaaatgtattcaaatattttttatttttaattgattaacaTTCATACACacaataaaaccaaataaatctataaaataacgacaaaaattaataaacctaaTGAAAAACACACATtgtatcaatattttgtaagcCCGCCTTTGGCATCAATAATTGCTTGGACGCGTCGAAGCATgcttttaatacattttaatgacatttgttttaaatttatatcgtggtttcaataatatataattttttcaaccaAATTGACTTTGTTTGtgatattttcttttgaaatttttctctTCAGGAGTTCTCAAACATTTTCTATTGGATTGACGTTTGGTGAGTTACCTGGCCAATCCAATAATGAAACTTTTTCTTGTGAGAAGAACTTCTTTATAGATTTTGCAGTATGGCAAGGggcaccatcttgcataaatataaatttctcCATTTCACCAAACCAATCCCTTAATTGTGGTAACAATCGATGTTGCAAGACATCTCGATACTGGTCTTTTCTAATAATGCCCTCTACAACGTAGAGTCGACCCAAACCTTTTCCGCTTATTACAAACCAAATCATGACAGAAGTTGGATGTTTCACAGTTTTTATAACACAGTATTCGTGTTATTTTTCCGATATTTTACGGCGAACAAACTGAGCTTTGTTTGTCATCACATGTGCTCTAATCACTAAAGCAAAcctgaaataaaatattgttttacaatttctCATTCCATGTgtgttttcatataaaaatattaaaataatttgaacgCAAACCTGTTTCCAATCTTCTActgtaaagtttttatactttagaGCCCATTTCAAtctattttctttcattttgattgTTAACTTTGGCTTTTTTACTGGCCGTCTACTATTATATCCGAGATCATTGAGTCTTCTCTGCAATGTTCTGGTGGACATTTTAATTCCAGAGgcttgtaatttattttttatgaaagaatTTGTAGCAGTCCTATCCTCCTTTATTACTTTCGACAATGTTCTTTCACCACGAggagtcaaaaaatttttttaccacatTTACCTTTCCTTTTCGGTAAACAGTTATCACCCATATCCAATTTTTTGACAATTCATTGTACTGAGGTATGTGAAATACcacattttttagcaatttttagaaaaaacaccTTCTCGCTGTG encodes:
- the LOC136075768 gene encoding uncharacterized protein LOC136075768, translating into MPRCYNKKIKPKYNADSLERAIVLVCEKKSTIYHAAKECSVPKETLRRRIKQQEFNANKREGRKNVLSDNDETMIVAAAQYCQRYGLPLDSLDICNLVGQFCTTMRMKTPFKNGIPGKDWIISFKKRHVDKLRLRKPEILTFSRAKSLTHEVVDKFFTILSDVIHNNNIVPSSIYNLDETGLSTNHLTKRVFVHPKSEDAYELAGSSGKAMYSVLFCVSADGRYLPPFVVFKGEGYLYSKWVENGPPGCAFGATASGWMQDFLFENWYFT